One genomic window of Pungitius pungitius chromosome 11, fPunPun2.1, whole genome shotgun sequence includes the following:
- the LOC119197485 gene encoding chemerin-like receptor 1, translated as MTSTPSYHINTSDATGRNVSLNEDEYAELRKGLHIMSLIVYCLAFVLGVLGNGVVIWVTGFKMKKTVNTVWFLNLAVADFLFTAFLPLSVTYTALDFHWPFGKFMCKLNTTISFLNLYASVYILVVISVDRCVSVVWPVWAQNHRSIRKASFVSLGVWVLALILSTPYLIFRDTVPSFHNADVIICFNNYALSNELGLFRQKAMGITRFLLGFVVPFTVIVSCYAVIIHHIGRNRTLASHSSRSFKIIAAVITAFFLCWAPFHIVVLIELAHFSDSSNRLSHVTTIAIPIATSLAFLNSCLNPLLYVFMGQDFKDKVRKSILNVLETAFKEEVSGRNTRTKSVDTSQSREMSSRNTQV; from the coding sequence ATGACTTCTACCCCTTCTTATCACATCAATACATCAGACGCCACTGGAAGGAACGTCTCTTTGAATGAGGACGAGTATGCTGAGCTGAGAAAGGGTCTACACATCATGTCTCTCATCGTTTACTGCTTGGCCTTTGTTCTTGGTGTGCTCGGCAACGGTGTGGTTATCTGGGTGACCGGCTTCAAGATGAAGAAAACAGTGAACACGGTTTGGTTCCTCAACCTCGCTGTTGCCGACTTCCTCTTCACAGCGTTTCTGCCCCTGAGTGTCACCTACACTGCTTTGGATTTCCACTGGCCTTTTGGCAAATTCATGTGCAAACTGAACACCACTATAAGCTTTCTGAACCTGTATGCCAGTGTCTACATTCTGGTGGTGATCAGTGTGgacagatgtgtgtctgtggtgtggCCCGTCTGGGCCCAGAACCACCGAAGTATACGCAAGGCATCCTTTGTGAGTCTGGGGGTTTGGGTACTGGCTCTGATACTCAGCACTCCATACCTCATCTTCAGGGACACTGTTCCATCTTTTCACAATGCAGATGTCATCATCTGCTTCAACAACTATGCTCTTTCTAACGAGCTGGGACTGTTTCGGCAAAAGGCCATGGGCATCACCCGCTTCCTCCTGGGATTTGTTGTCCCCTTCACTGTCATTGTCTCCTGTTATGCTGTCATAATCCATCACATCGGAAGAAACCGCACCCTGGCCAGCCACTCAAGTCGCTCCTTTAAGATCATTGCTGCTGTTATCACTGCTTTCTTCCTGTGTTGGGCTCCCTTTCACATTGTGGTTTTAATAGAGTTAGCACATTTTTCTGATTCAAGTAATAGATTATCTCATGTCACCACCATCGCAATCCCTATAGCAACCAGCCTGGCCTTTCTCAACAGTTGCCTGAATCCACTGCTCTATGTGTTCATGGGACAAGATTTCAAGGATAAAGTCCGCAAATCCATCTTGAATGTTTTGGAGACTGCCTTCAAGGAAGAGGTTTCTGGCCGTAACACTAGAACAAAGTCAGTGGACACCAGTCAGAGTAGAGAGATGTCGTCCCGTAATACTCAAGTATAA
- the LOC119197353 gene encoding chemerin-like receptor 1, translated as MFKAEKLIEMTSTPFYHINTSDATGRNVSLNDDYEYEYEDEYAELRKGLEIMSLIVYCLAFVLGVLGNGVVIWVTGFKMKKTVNTVWFLNLAVADFLFTAFLSVSITLTALDFHWPFGKFMCKLNTTIRFLNLYASVYILVVISVDRCVSVVWPVWTQNHRSVRKASFVSLGVWVLALILSTPYFIFRDTVPSFHNADVINCFNNYALTDDFENESLYQLGLFRQKAMVITRFLLGFVVPFTVIVSCYAVIIHHIRRNRTLASHSSRSFKIIAAVITAFFLCWAPFHIVALIELANSLLSIRSDKLDHVITIGIPIATSLAFINSCLNPLLYVFMEQDFKDIVRKSILNVLETAFKEEVSGPNTGTKSEMSPRNTQV; from the exons ATGTTCAA GGCCGAAAAACTGATCGAGATGACTTCTACCCCTTTCTATCACATCAATACATCAGACGCCACTGGAAGGAACGTCTCTTTGAATGACGACTATGAGTATGAATATGAGGACGAGTATGCTGAGCTGAGAAAGGGTCTAGAAATCATGTCTCTCATCGTTTACTGCCTGGCCTTTGTTCTTGGTGTGCTCGGCAACGGTGTGGTTATCTGGGTGACCGGCTTCAAGATGAAGAAAACAGTGAACACGGTTTGGTTCCTCAACCTCGCTGTGGCTGACTTCCTCTTCACAGCGTTTCTGTCCGTGAGTATCACTCTCACAGCTTTGGATTTCCACTGGCCTTTTGGAAAATTCATGTGCAAACTGAACACCACAATAAGATTTCTGAACCTGTATGCCAGTGTCTACATTCTGGTGGTGATTAGTGTGgacagatgtgtgtctgtggtgtggCCCGTCTGGACCCAGAACCACCGAAGTGTACGCAAGGCATCCTTTGTGAGTCTGGGGGTTTGGGTACTGGCTCTGATACTCAGCACTCCATACTTCATCTTCAGGGACACTGTTCCATCGTTTCACAATGCAGATGTCATCAACTGCTTCAACAACTATGCTCTTACTGACGACTTCGAGAACGAGTCTCTGTATCAGCTGGGATTATTTCGGCAAAAGGCCATGGTCATCACCCGCTTCCTCCTGGGATTTGTTGTCCCCTTCACTGTCATTGTCTCCTGTTATGCTGTCATAATCCATCACATCAGAAGAAACCGCACCCTGGCCAGCCACTCAAGTCGCTCCTTTAAGATCATTGCTGCTGTTATCACTGCTTTCTTCCTGTGTTGGGCTCCCTTTCACATTGTGGCTTTAATAGAGTTGGCAAATTCTCTACTTTCTATTCGAAGTGATAAATTAGACCATGTCATCACTATTGGAATCCCTATAGCAACCAGCCTGGCCTTTATCAACAGTTGCCTGAATCCACTGCTCTATGTGTTCATGGAACAAGATTTTAAGGATATAGTCCGCAAATCCATCCTGAATGTTTTGGAGACTGCATTCAAGGAAGAGGTTTCTGGCCCTAACACTGGAACAAAGTCAGAGATGTCGCCCCGTAATACTCAAGTATAA